A genomic segment from Dehalococcoidia bacterium encodes:
- a CDS encoding tyrosine-type recombinase/integrase: MESIWEKHFAQYERYLRSSRALSEKTITNYLKDLFILKEYLTIQELSLTLDESGLYAFLSRNGSISIASEYRSFMRDFISWLLEKRVISGGIGTGTRGHSRASIRRILASIRGFIRFLIEGNHLPDAELWHIRSAQMARITPKSSQKLPDLLSQKEAFDLINTAKTTATHAQSYLRNLALIEILYGCGLRVSEVSQLNWNHVNITQATVRVIGKGQKEREVPIGEHALSALVEYSMQHQTSTGPIFLNAKGNRLSNRSIQRIVHNYSVLSGLRNDIHPHTLRHSYATHLLDGGADLRIVQELLGHSTPSATQVYTHVSQGEAKKVYLNSHPLAKKDGLSR, encoded by the coding sequence GTGGAAAGCATCTGGGAAAAACATTTTGCTCAATATGAGCGATATTTGCGCTCAAGTCGCGCCCTGTCCGAAAAAACAATAACTAATTATTTAAAAGATCTATTTATTTTAAAAGAATATTTAACTATCCAAGAATTATCTCTCACCTTAGACGAGTCAGGGTTATACGCCTTTCTCAGTCGAAACGGTTCAATATCAATTGCAAGTGAATATCGCTCTTTCATGCGGGATTTTATATCTTGGCTCCTTGAAAAGCGTGTGATATCTGGCGGGATAGGCACCGGCACAAGAGGGCACAGTCGTGCAAGTATCCGGAGGATACTTGCATCAATTCGAGGGTTTATTAGGTTTCTGATAGAAGGGAATCATCTCCCTGATGCTGAATTATGGCATATACGTTCTGCCCAAATGGCCAGAATAACACCCAAATCCTCGCAAAAACTGCCTGATTTACTTTCGCAAAAAGAAGCCTTCGATTTAATTAACACCGCAAAAACTACAGCCACACATGCACAAAGCTACCTCAGGAACTTAGCCTTAATCGAAATTCTTTACGGATGCGGCCTCCGCGTAAGCGAGGTTAGTCAATTAAATTGGAACCATGTAAACATTACCCAAGCAACTGTACGAGTTATTGGAAAAGGTCAAAAAGAGAGAGAGGTACCAATCGGAGAGCATGCATTGTCCGCGCTTGTTGAATACTCTATGCAACATCAAACCAGCACAGGTCCAATTTTCCTAAACGCTAAAGGTAATAGGCTAAGCAATAGGTCAATACAAAGGATCGTTCACAACTACTCTGTCCTTTCAGGTCTAAGAAACGACATACATCCCCATACTTTGAGACATTCCTACGCGACCCACCTTTTGGATGGTGGCGCAGACTTGAGAATCGTCCAGGAACTTCTGGGCCACTCCACTCCGAGCGCTACACAGGTGTACACTCATGTTAGTCAAGGTGAAGCAAAAAAAGTCTATTTAAACAGTCACCCGTTGGCAAAAAAAGATGGACTATCAAGATAA